From a region of the Takifugu flavidus isolate HTHZ2018 chromosome 18, ASM371156v2, whole genome shotgun sequence genome:
- the LOC130515167 gene encoding zinc finger BED domain-containing protein 4-like, translating into MAKDLGINLNRIMNDKLSGIETTSIFSLSSLLDPRFKTLGFQSPSNAESAVHRLKSECAALLQNAPTQEDPPSTSTAQPEPAASSQVIDPWKLLDRDAEEARASRNATADAIVEVQRYLSAPPLERSQDPLVYWTTNKALYPNLYHLANQYLATPASSVPCERVFSKAGEIVSKREKPPQTLDCEKLLFLNKNA; encoded by the exons atggcaaaagaccttggcataaacctcaatagaattatgaatgataaactcagtgggatagaaaccacaagcatcttctctttatcGTCATTACTTGACCCAAGATTTAAAACACTCGGATTCCAAAGCCCTTCAAATGCCGAGTCAGCTGTGCACCGGTTAAAATCGGAGTGTGCGGCATTGTTGCAGAATGCACCCACCCAAGAGGACCCACCAtccacttcaacagcacagccagaaccagctgcttcttcccaag tcattGATCCGTGgaagctgttggacagggatgctgaagaagcaagagcgtccaggaatgccaccgctgatgccatagtggaggtgcagcgttatctgtcagcccctccacttgaacgatcacaggaccctctggtgtactggacgacaaacaaagccctgtacccaaacctgtaccacctggcaaaccagtacctcgcaacaccagcatcctctgtgccctgcGAGAGGGTGTTTTCTAAAGCCGGGGAAATAgtttcaaaaagagaaaaaccgcctcaaaccctcgactgtgagaaactgttgtttttaaataaaaatgcataa